One stretch of Argiope bruennichi chromosome 3, qqArgBrue1.1, whole genome shotgun sequence DNA includes these proteins:
- the LOC129962936 gene encoding uncharacterized protein LOC129962936: MWCEAEIRKALHFVPGYIGFSPEYPQQMGKSFGHQTHHLMREHPLFDGRSSKTNKNPCIRIEMMPSNLERGDSEYQKCSTCTYDRYVRPAGLPSEEMWRVLDLEGQRERKTNEQKNDYKAHESPKTCGLKHCYKKKDSEYEKCSTCTYERSAVRDYDRDLRPAGLPSEEMWRVLDLEGQREPKTKEKETRFETEDRPQTYYSRHKAHFPAHYLHYEGYWDEHDYSHSDYDHHVQNHHLHGHHQRAYGSRDHEHHAYRHLSHDHGQNSKEQKRDNPVSVSICINPRKSKGKFYMPAICGDYNFEKNKVSIQFPDKYCRKREHSRDRKKNKEVQVKSDEENLNKRYDTPDRDGRNSHCNSSLKNGAVPICAGIIAGIQLCGPMSFGNSSGRMWRGNCC; encoded by the exons GTATATTGGATTTTCTCCAGAATACCCTCAGCAAATGGGCAAATCCTTCGGTCACCAAACTCATCACCTCATGAGGGAACATCCCCTCTTCGATGGCAGATCATCAAAGACAAACAAGAACCCTTGTATAAGAATAGAAATGATGCCGAGCAATTTGGAAAGAGGAGATTCTGAGTATCAGAAATGTTCAACTTGTACCTACGATAGATACGTCAGACCAGCTGGATTGCCATCAGAGGAGATGTGGAGGGTTCTAGATCTGGAGGGCCAACGGGAACGTAAGACTAATGAACAGAAAAATGATTACAAAGCTCACGAAAGTCCAAAAACAT GTGGATTGAAACATTGttataagaaaaaggattctgaGTATGAGAAGTGTTCAACTTGTACCTACGAGAGAAGTGCTGTTCGTGACTATGATAGAGATCTCAGGCCTGCTGGATTGCCATCAGAAGAGATGTGGAGGGTTCTGGATCTGGAGGGCCAACGAGAACCCAAGACTAAAGAAAAGGAAACTCGCTTCGAAACTGAAGACAGGCCCCAAACCT ATTATTCAAGACACAAAGCGCACTTCCCTGCTCACTATCTGCATTACGAAGGTTACTGGGATGAACACGACTATAGCCATTCCGATTATGATCATCATGTTCAGAACCACCATCTCCATGGTCACCACCAGCGTGCCTACGGTTCCCGTGATCATGAACATCATGCCTATAGACATCTTAGCCATGATCATGGACAAAATTCGAAAGAGCAGAAACGAGATAATCCTGTTTCAGTATCTATATGCATAAATCCTCGCAAATCAAAAGGGAAATTTTACATGCCAGCTATCTGTGGCgactataattttgaaaagaacaaA GTTAGTATCCAGTTTCCTGATAAATACTGCCGAAAGCGCGAGCATTCTAGAGATCGAAAAAAGAATAAGGAGGTCCAAGTTAAATCGGAcgaagaaaatttaaacaaacgaTATGACACACCAGATCGAGATGGAAGGAACTCTCACTGCAACTCTTCGTTGAAGAACGGTGCAGTACCAATTTGTGCTGGAATCATAGCAG GTATCCAGCTCTGTGGTCCGATGAGTTTCGGAAATTCATCGGGACGCATGTGGAGAGGAAATTGCTGCTGA